In Bacillus sp. KH172YL63, one genomic interval encodes:
- a CDS encoding alpha-amylase family glycosyl hydrolase, whose product MTKQQVLQSVESKLRNIYGQDYKEAFMETFEELFDKWEAHSFQKAAPVSEENVYLITYGDSIYEEGKQTLSSLHTFLNERVKGAITDVHLLPMFPYTSDDGFSVVNYREVDSKLGDWADIEELSDDYRLMFDFVANHISKSSRWFQGYLNGDPTYKDYFIEKDDTFDHSQVVRPRTSPLYHEYEGKDGVKTTWTTFSEDQVDLNFRHFPVLVETTDILLEYASRGGTSIRLDAIGFIWKESGTSSIHLPEAHEIIKLWRDVMNFFKPHTQIITETNVPHKENISYFGDGNDEANMVYQFSLPPLVLFSLTTHNGEKLSEWARTIDTVSSDATYFNFLASHDGIGMRPTEGILSEEEKQLLVDKVMENGGRVSYKANPDGSQSVYELNINYSAALVNKGEDETEELEVKKMLAAHAILLSFVGVPAIYYHSLLGSHNDEAGVEASGINRRINREKLELGTVMEELEQNSRRKGIFEGLKDMIAVRQKESAFSPYAGQEVLELGPRLFGLVRSNQETSEQITFVVNLAAASTEATLPHSGVDVLSGKTVEGKVALRPYEFMWIK is encoded by the coding sequence ATGACGAAGCAACAAGTATTACAAAGCGTAGAATCCAAATTGCGTAACATCTATGGTCAAGATTATAAAGAAGCGTTCATGGAAACGTTTGAGGAGCTTTTCGATAAGTGGGAAGCTCACTCATTCCAGAAGGCTGCACCTGTCTCGGAAGAAAATGTGTACCTCATCACTTACGGAGACAGCATATACGAAGAAGGAAAGCAGACGCTTTCGTCTCTTCATACATTTTTAAATGAGCGGGTGAAGGGGGCAATCACCGATGTCCACTTATTGCCGATGTTCCCTTATACATCAGATGATGGTTTTTCGGTCGTGAATTATCGGGAAGTGGATTCGAAGCTTGGGGACTGGGCGGATATTGAAGAGCTTTCTGACGATTATCGGCTGATGTTCGATTTTGTGGCGAATCACATCTCGAAATCGAGTCGGTGGTTTCAAGGCTATTTGAATGGGGACCCAACCTATAAAGATTATTTCATCGAGAAGGATGACACTTTTGACCACAGTCAGGTCGTTCGTCCCCGCACTTCACCGCTGTATCATGAATATGAGGGGAAAGACGGAGTGAAGACGACCTGGACGACTTTTAGTGAGGATCAGGTTGACTTGAACTTCCGCCACTTTCCCGTGTTAGTGGAAACGACCGATATTTTACTTGAGTATGCAAGCAGGGGCGGGACAAGCATCCGCCTCGATGCCATCGGGTTCATTTGGAAGGAGTCCGGCACCTCCTCCATTCATTTGCCGGAGGCTCATGAAATCATCAAGCTATGGCGGGATGTCATGAATTTCTTCAAGCCGCATACACAGATCATCACGGAAACAAATGTCCCTCATAAAGAAAATATCAGCTACTTCGGGGATGGAAATGATGAGGCCAATATGGTGTATCAATTCTCCTTGCCGCCGTTGGTGTTGTTTTCACTCACCACGCATAATGGAGAGAAGTTATCAGAGTGGGCAAGGACGATTGATACAGTGTCTTCTGATGCCACCTACTTTAACTTCCTGGCCAGTCATGATGGCATCGGGATGCGTCCGACCGAAGGGATTTTATCAGAGGAAGAGAAGCAGCTGCTCGTGGATAAGGTGATGGAAAACGGCGGGCGGGTCTCATATAAAGCGAATCCTGATGGCAGTCAGTCCGTCTATGAGCTCAATATCAATTATTCAGCTGCCTTGGTGAATAAAGGCGAGGATGAGACAGAGGAGCTTGAAGTGAAGAAGATGCTGGCCGCACATGCCATTCTATTATCGTTTGTAGGGGTTCCTGCTATTTATTATCACTCTTTACTTGGCTCTCATAATGATGAAGCCGGGGTGGAAGCATCCGGGATCAACAGGCGAATCAATCGGGAGAAGCTGGAGTTAGGGACAGTGATGGAGGAATTAGAACAGAATTCCCGAAGAAAAGGGATCTTTGAAGGATTAAAGGACATGATTGCAGTCCGTCAGAAGGAGTCGGCTTTTTCTCCTTATGCAGGTCAGGAAGTATTGGAATTGGGACCTCGGTTATTTGGGCTGGTCCGAAGTAATCAGGAGACCAGTGAGCAGATCACGTTTGTAGTCAACTTAGCTGCTGCTTCAACCGAAGCGACGCTTCCTCATTCTGGTGTAGATGTGTTGAGTGGTAAGACAGTCGAGGGAAAAGTAGCGTTGCGTCCATATGAGTTCATGTGGATAAAATAA
- a CDS encoding glycoside hydrolase family 38 C-terminal domain-containing protein: protein MKKRVYVVPHSHWDREWYFTIEDSNILLAENLDHLINVLETDGDYTGYVFDAQASIVEEYVKVRPENRDRLGQLVEEKKLFIGPWYTQTDSLLVNKESIIRNLLYGTKISKSYGHSMNCGYLPDIFGQNQYLPSIFQGFGIDNSVLQRGIYTDQLKGDVNFKWKSPDGVTVHANNLYFGYGPGKFLEASEEYKEERLYPILEKLADLNQNSDHLLLPAGGDQVLVREHFPETIKKLNEGSEEYEFVLSDYETFMQDAWENSDKFTNIIEGELTATQKSRIHNTIRSQRYDIKKLNYEVEHKILNVLEPLAVIAQSAGLRYPQAWLDGMWKELFDVHAHDSIGGCNSDDTNSAIVQRLEKVDRMADGLLNILKKQMTEAISHKLGTDSIFVFFNTDAAVFSGTVEAVLFTKSRHFKLKKLSGETVNMEAVDQEYISGGKKIVVTAEGEKQVEVPGYYRTVIMAELNEVSGLGYEAYIVEETSDPMGKVEESRNPSIENEHVKVEFIEGNVTLTEKHNGTKITDLIRFEDVGDAGDSYDFSPLEGDQPLWLEGGELVSVDTGALSQKIVMKHERFVPGNLTERQSGTNSEPLVILTTIELRKNERLVRMKHTIENKVEDHRVRVMLNTGAGQPETTFADQGFGLIERSVDNPYMKDWKGNGFAEAPVPIYSLENFAGVCGEAHTFAAITRGMKEYEVMGDTGELALTLFRSVGLLGKDDLAWRPGRASGINNKVVYTPDAQMKQKMTFEYALYAGPVEPAGIFNITDRYIGRHAGYQKQSLNTFEERLERFEIPYPLKEMEGAATFVQIDHPSIFMSTCKRAYDDSSVVIRLFNPTESVQTCTVQHGFEEISITNLAEEWQQEAGSEIDILPKSHLTIKLS, encoded by the coding sequence ATGAAAAAGCGTGTATACGTCGTACCCCATTCCCATTGGGATCGGGAGTGGTACTTCACTATAGAAGATTCGAACATCTTATTGGCGGAAAATCTTGATCACCTCATAAATGTCCTTGAAACAGACGGAGACTATACGGGTTATGTATTCGACGCCCAGGCAAGTATTGTAGAAGAGTATGTAAAAGTCCGCCCTGAAAACAGAGACCGTTTAGGTCAGCTTGTGGAAGAGAAGAAGCTCTTTATCGGTCCATGGTATACGCAGACAGATTCCTTGCTTGTGAATAAAGAGTCGATCATTCGCAACCTGCTTTACGGTACGAAGATTTCAAAAAGCTATGGCCACAGCATGAATTGTGGTTATCTGCCGGATATCTTCGGTCAGAATCAGTATCTGCCTTCCATATTCCAGGGATTCGGCATAGACAACAGTGTCCTTCAGCGGGGGATCTACACCGATCAGCTGAAAGGGGATGTGAACTTTAAATGGAAATCTCCTGACGGCGTCACGGTTCATGCCAACAATCTTTATTTCGGGTATGGTCCGGGGAAATTCCTTGAAGCTTCAGAGGAGTATAAAGAGGAGCGGTTGTATCCGATCCTGGAGAAGCTCGCAGATTTGAATCAGAATAGTGATCACCTCCTCCTTCCTGCTGGAGGCGATCAGGTACTCGTCCGTGAGCATTTCCCTGAGACGATCAAGAAATTGAATGAGGGCTCGGAAGAATATGAGTTTGTCCTTTCAGACTACGAGACCTTTATGCAGGATGCGTGGGAAAACAGTGACAAGTTCACCAACATCATAGAAGGCGAACTGACTGCGACACAGAAATCCCGCATTCACAATACGATTCGTTCTCAGCGTTATGATATTAAAAAGTTGAATTATGAAGTGGAACATAAAATACTGAATGTACTTGAACCGTTGGCCGTCATTGCTCAATCAGCCGGCCTCCGTTATCCGCAGGCATGGCTGGACGGAATGTGGAAAGAACTCTTTGATGTCCATGCCCATGACAGCATCGGTGGCTGTAACTCTGACGACACGAATTCTGCTATCGTTCAACGCCTTGAAAAGGTGGATCGTATGGCAGACGGACTTCTGAATATCTTGAAGAAACAGATGACGGAAGCAATCAGCCATAAGCTTGGCACAGATTCCATCTTTGTCTTCTTCAATACGGACGCTGCAGTCTTTTCAGGTACAGTGGAAGCTGTACTGTTTACGAAATCCCGGCACTTCAAATTGAAAAAACTCAGTGGTGAGACCGTGAATATGGAAGCCGTCGATCAGGAGTATATCAGCGGCGGTAAGAAGATTGTTGTGACTGCAGAAGGGGAGAAACAGGTAGAGGTACCTGGATATTACCGGACCGTCATCATGGCAGAATTAAACGAAGTTTCCGGATTGGGATACGAAGCATACATCGTGGAAGAAACCAGCGATCCGATGGGGAAAGTGGAAGAGAGCAGGAATCCGTCGATTGAAAATGAACATGTAAAAGTAGAATTCATCGAAGGGAATGTAACCCTGACTGAAAAGCATAACGGGACTAAGATAACGGATTTGATACGTTTTGAGGATGTTGGCGATGCCGGGGACTCCTATGACTTTTCGCCGTTGGAAGGTGATCAGCCATTATGGTTGGAAGGTGGAGAACTGGTATCAGTTGACACAGGTGCACTTTCGCAGAAGATCGTCATGAAGCATGAGCGATTCGTACCCGGAAACTTGACCGAGCGTCAGTCGGGAACAAACAGTGAACCGTTGGTGATCCTTACCACTATAGAATTGCGAAAGAACGAACGTCTGGTCCGTATGAAGCATACGATCGAGAATAAAGTGGAAGATCATCGGGTACGTGTCATGCTGAATACTGGAGCGGGGCAGCCGGAGACAACCTTCGCCGATCAGGGGTTTGGGCTGATTGAGCGGAGCGTGGACAATCCGTATATGAAGGATTGGAAGGGTAATGGATTTGCTGAAGCCCCCGTACCGATCTACTCTCTCGAAAATTTTGCCGGGGTATGTGGTGAAGCGCATACCTTCGCTGCCATTACACGGGGGATGAAAGAGTATGAAGTGATGGGAGATACCGGTGAACTGGCGCTGACGCTATTTAGAAGCGTTGGATTATTGGGGAAAGACGACTTGGCTTGGCGTCCTGGACGAGCCTCGGGCATTAATAATAAGGTGGTTTATACACCTGATGCACAAATGAAACAAAAGATGACATTCGAATATGCGCTTTACGCAGGGCCTGTAGAACCGGCAGGAATATTTAACATAACCGACCGCTATATCGGTCGTCATGCAGGCTATCAGAAACAAAGCTTGAACACCTTTGAAGAGAGACTCGAGCGATTTGAAATTCCATATCCGCTCAAGGAAATGGAGGGTGCTGCAACATTCGTGCAGATTGATCATCCTTCCATTTTCATGAGTACTTGTAAGCGGGCGTATGATGATTCTTCTGTTGTCATCCGATTATTCAACCCGACTGAATCTGTTCAAACGTGTACAGTACAACATGGCTTTGAAGAGATTTCCATCACGAACCTGGCGGAAGAATGGCAGCAAGAGGCAGGCAGTGAAATTGATATTCTTCCTAAAAGCCATCTCACGATCAAACTATCATAA
- a CDS encoding fructose-specific PTS transporter subunit EIIC, whose translation MELRKMTDEQLVIFDRTSTSKQEILETLVDALDKQGVLTSKEAFMQAVLEREKISPTGLEAGLAIPHGKSKAVKKAQFAVARLQKGIDTWESIDPENHVELVFLLAIPDGEAGSTHLSILSELSTRLMDKAFIDRLMAATSPSEFLTALDGQRVKEDAPQEYTKTVLAITACAAGIAHTYMSAEALEKAGRELGVRVLTEKQGANGIEDEHRGKILKEADAVVFATDIAPKNKERFAGKPYVQTRVAEPLKHAKDIINRALTNPDGTVTGDSSEEEMSTGGSKQGLMSEITQAVMTGISYMIPVLVAAGLMMGIAKLVAMPLGLVDTINDVKYATHSNELLVILHYLDKFGGMIFKFMYPIFGAFVAYAIADRVGLVSGFIGGVFAAGLHYTFWGIEGGIPSGFLGALILGLTAGYVSKFLNEKIKLNKNLIAMKPMLIIPAISVLSIFFLNFYIVDPVFGGLNALLSEWITAAQGAGNVVLASIIAAATAFDLGGPINKAAGAIAIGLAADQIYPLTPRVLAIVIPPIGLGLATVIDKYVVGRRVFDANLRVAGNTSLLLGFIAISEGAIPFMLRNPLITIPINIIGAILGAVTAVLLGAVQWYPLPAIWGWPLVENVWAYLLGLAVGTLFIAFSNIFIRFALLKKNEK comes from the coding sequence ATGGAATTAAGAAAAATGACAGATGAACAGCTAGTCATATTTGATCGTACATCAACCTCTAAGCAAGAGATTCTTGAAACGCTTGTAGATGCGTTGGATAAACAGGGTGTTTTAACATCTAAAGAAGCGTTTATGCAGGCAGTGCTCGAGAGGGAGAAGATTTCCCCAACGGGATTAGAGGCAGGGCTTGCCATCCCCCACGGGAAAAGCAAAGCCGTAAAGAAAGCACAATTTGCCGTTGCGAGACTGCAAAAAGGAATAGATACATGGGAAAGCATCGATCCTGAGAATCACGTCGAGCTTGTATTCCTGCTGGCCATTCCCGATGGTGAGGCAGGGTCCACTCATTTGAGCATCCTTTCTGAATTAAGCACCAGGTTAATGGATAAAGCGTTCATCGATCGTCTGATGGCTGCTACTTCACCAAGTGAGTTTCTGACAGCGCTTGACGGTCAGAGAGTAAAAGAAGACGCACCTCAAGAATATACAAAAACCGTCCTTGCCATCACAGCGTGTGCGGCGGGAATCGCCCATACATATATGTCGGCAGAGGCACTTGAGAAAGCGGGGCGCGAATTGGGTGTCCGGGTCCTCACAGAGAAACAGGGTGCGAACGGGATTGAAGACGAGCACCGTGGAAAGATTTTAAAAGAAGCAGATGCGGTTGTGTTTGCGACAGACATTGCCCCTAAGAATAAAGAGCGCTTCGCAGGCAAGCCGTATGTACAGACCCGTGTGGCAGAACCGTTGAAGCATGCGAAGGATATCATCAACCGGGCGTTGACGAATCCTGATGGAACCGTAACAGGTGACAGCAGTGAAGAAGAGATGTCGACGGGTGGAAGTAAGCAAGGTCTTATGTCGGAGATCACCCAGGCAGTCATGACCGGAATTTCATATATGATTCCCGTCCTCGTGGCAGCGGGTCTCATGATGGGGATCGCAAAGCTTGTCGCCATGCCGCTTGGGCTTGTTGACACCATCAATGATGTGAAATACGCCACCCATTCAAATGAACTGTTAGTCATCCTTCATTATTTGGATAAATTCGGTGGAATGATCTTTAAATTCATGTATCCGATCTTCGGTGCTTTCGTTGCCTATGCAATAGCAGACCGGGTTGGACTTGTTTCCGGGTTTATCGGGGGTGTATTTGCTGCAGGACTTCACTACACGTTCTGGGGAATTGAAGGAGGAATTCCATCTGGTTTCCTCGGCGCATTGATTCTCGGACTAACCGCAGGATATGTGTCAAAATTCTTAAATGAAAAAATCAAGCTGAATAAAAATCTGATTGCAATGAAGCCGATGCTCATCATTCCGGCGATCTCGGTCTTATCGATTTTCTTCCTGAATTTCTACATTGTCGATCCTGTCTTCGGGGGATTGAATGCCCTTCTGAGTGAATGGATCACAGCAGCGCAAGGCGCAGGAAACGTCGTGCTCGCGAGCATCATCGCTGCAGCCACTGCATTCGACCTTGGCGGTCCGATCAATAAGGCGGCAGGTGCCATCGCAATCGGGCTGGCGGCGGATCAAATTTATCCACTGACGCCAAGGGTGCTGGCGATTGTCATCCCGCCGATCGGGCTTGGACTGGCAACGGTCATTGATAAATATGTTGTAGGTCGCAGAGTGTTCGATGCGAACCTGCGGGTGGCAGGGAATACGTCATTATTGCTTGGATTCATCGCCATCAGTGAGGGTGCGATTCCATTCATGCTCCGGAATCCGCTCATCACGATTCCGATAAACATCATCGGTGCGATACTGGGTGCCGTGACGGCAGTGCTGCTCGGTGCAGTCCAATGGTATCCGCTTCCTGCCATCTGGGGATGGCCTCTTGTGGAAAATGTGTGGGCATACTTGCTCGGGCTGGCGGTCGGAACGCTGTTCATTGCATTCTCTAACATCTTTATCCGCTTCGCACTATTGAAAAAGAACGAAAAATAA